One Acidobacteriota bacterium genomic region harbors:
- a CDS encoding co-chaperone YbbN codes for MTTHAIDVDASNFEQVVIEGSRRVPIVIDFWAPWCGPCRALAPILEKLAAEHAGRFVLAKINSDENPELAARFGVRGIPAVKAVVDGAIVGEFV; via the coding sequence ATGCGATCGACGTCGACGCGTCCAACTTCGAACAGGTCGTGATCGAAGGCTCCCGCCGTGTGCCGATCGTCATCGACTTCTGGGCACCGTGGTGCGGGCCCTGCCGCGCGCTCGCGCCCATACTGGAGAAGCTCGCGGCGGAGCACGCCGGGCGATTCGTCCTTGCGAAGATCAACTCGGACGAGAACCCCGAGCTCGCGGCACGGTTCGGCGTTCGCGGCATTCCCGCCGTGAAGGCCGTCGTCGACGGCGCCATCGTCGGCGAGTTCGTC